The proteins below come from a single Sorghum bicolor cultivar BTx623 chromosome 4, Sorghum_bicolor_NCBIv3, whole genome shotgun sequence genomic window:
- the LOC8085201 gene encoding phytosulfokine receptor 1 produces MASRAAAMLLVALCTTVLSRSRSFATAQSCSAGDLAALRGFSAGLDAGVDGWPTAANASDDACCDWPGVTCDESAAGVVGLALPNRTLRGQVSASLAGLAALRVLNLSGNALHGTLPAALLRLRTLVVLDVSANALAGALLAAGPSPIDLPSLHVFNVSYNAFNGTHPVLTGARNLTAYDVSGNGFAGAVDAAALCAASPAVRVLRLSMNRLSGAFPAGFGQCRSLVELSLDGNGIDGVLPDDLFGVTSLQFLSLHTNSISGGLSPLLRNLSSLVRLDFSFNALSGPLPDVFDALAGLQELSAPSNRLSGELPATLSRCHRLRLLNLRNNSFVGDIGLDFRALRNLVYLDLGANGFTGPIPESLPECRGMAALNLGRNNLTGEIPASFANFSSLSFLSLTGNSFSNVSSALRTLQSLPNLTSLVLTRNFHGGEEMPSDDAGIAGFPSIQVFVIANCELHGEIPSWIAGLRKLRVLDLSWNRLAGPIPPWLGQFDRLFYLDISNNSLQGEIPGSFTRMPGLVASGAHGGGGDDDEAQVHDFPFFMRRNTSVQGRQYNQVDSFPPSLVLGHNNLTGGVPAGLGALTRAHIVDLSWNRLSGPIPPDLSGMTSLESLDLSNNALSGAIPASLTQLSFLSHFDVSYNNLSGEVPVGGQFSTFSRADFQGNPLLCGIHVARCARKDEPPRASDGGKQERSASAGVVAAISVATALLVAVAAAVTWRVWSKRQEDNARVAADDDDDSGSLESAAKSTLVLLFPAGEEEDSGGGDGDSGERTMTLEDVMKATRNFDASRIVGCGGFGMVYRATLADGSEVAVKRLSGDFWQMEREFRAEVETLSRVRHRNLVLLQGYCRAGKDRLLIYPYMENGSLDHWLHERGGGGGGALAWPARLGIARGAARGLAHLHASSEPRVLHRDIKSSNILLDARLEPRLADFGLARLVLPTDTHVTTDLVGTLGYIPPEYGSSSVATYRGDVYSLGVVLLELVTGRRPVDMARPVGGGRDVTSWAVRMRREARGDEVIDASVGVGVGERRHRVEAARVLDVACACVSDNPKSRPTAQQVVEWLDAVAASTSPAPRATDTEHTVIVVTGDEWKMKNEIGDVHL; encoded by the coding sequence ATGGCGAGCAGAGCAGCGGCGATGCTGCTAGTGGCGCTGTGCACGACGGTGCTATCGCGGTCCAGGAGCTTCGCCACCGCGCAGTCGTGCAGCGCCGGCGACCTCGCCGCGCTGCGCGGGTTCTCGGCGGGGCTCGACGCCGGGGTCGACGGCTGGCCGACCGCCGCCAACGCGTCCGACGACGCGTGCTGCGACTGGCCCGGGGTGACGTGCGACGAGTCAGCGGCGGGGGTCGTCGGGCTGGCGCTTCCCAACCGGACGCTGCGGGGGCAGGTGTCCGCGTCGCTCGCCGGCCTCGCCGCGCTCCGGGTGCTCAACCTCTCGGGCAACGCGCTCCACGGCACGCTGCCCGCGGCGCTGCTCCGGCTCCGTACCCTCGTGGTGCTCGACGTCAGCGCCAACGCGCTCGCCGGCGCTCTGCTGGCGGCCGGTCCGAGTCCGATCGACCTCCCGTCGCTCCACGTGTTCAACGTCTCGTACAACGCGTTCAACGGCACCCACCCCGTGCTCACCGGCGCGCGCAACCTGACGGCGTACGACGTGTCGGGCAACGGCTTCGCGGGCGCCGTCGACGCCGCCGCGCTGTGCGCCGCGTCTCCGGCGGTGCGCGTCCTGCGGCTCTCCATGAACAGGCTCTCCGGCGCGTTCCCCGCCGGGTTTGGGCAATGCCGGTCGCTCGTCGAGCTCTCCCTCGACGGGAACGGCATCGACGGCGTTCTTCCGGACGATCTCTTCGGCGTCACGTCGCTGCAGTTCCTCAGCCTCCACACCAACTCGATCTCCGGCGGCCTGTCGCCACTCCTGCGCAACCTCAGCAGCCTCGTCCGCCTCGACTTCTCCTTCAACGCCTTGTCCGGTCCGCTACCTGACGTGTTCGACGCGCTCGCCGGCCTCCAGGAGCTCTCGGCGCCCAGCAACCGGctctccggcgagctccccgcTACGCTCTCGCGGTGCCACCGGCTCCGACTGCTCAACCTCCGGAACAACTCGTTCGTCGGAGACATCGGGCTAGACTTCCGCGCGCTCAGGAACCTGGTGTACCTCGACCTCGGCGCCAACGGCTTCACGGGGCCCATCCCGGAGAGCCTTCCCGAGTGCAGGGGCATGGCCGCGCTCAACCTCGGCCGGAACAATCTCACCGGCGAGATACCGGCGTCGTTCGCCAACTTCTCCTCTCTGTCCTTCCTCTCGCTCACCGGCAACAGCTTCTCCAACGTCTCGTCGGCGCTGCGGACGCTGCAGAGCCTCCCCAACCTGACCAGCCTGGTGCTCACGAGAAACTTCCACGGCGGCGAGGAGATGCCGTCCGACGACGCCGGCATCGCGGGGTTCCCCAGCATCCAGGTGTTTGTCATCGCTAACTGCGAGCTGCACGGGGAGATACCGTCGTGGATCGCCGGACTCCGGAAGCTGAGAGTGCTGGACCTGTCGTGGAACCGGCTCGCCGGCCCGATCCCGCCGTGGCTGGGGCAGTTCGACCGCCTCTTCTACCTCGACATCTCGAACAACTCTCTGCAGGGGGAGATACCGGGTAGCTTCACGCGGATGCCGGGGCTGGTCGCCAGCGGCGctcatggcggcggcggagacGACGACGAGGCGCAGGTGCATGACTTCCCGTTCTTCATGCGCCGGAACACGTCGGTGCAGGGGCGGCAGTACAACCAGGTGGACAGCTTCCCGCCTTCGCTGGTCCTTGGACACAACAACCTCACCGGCGGCGTGCCGGCTGGCCTGGGGGCGTTGACCAGGGCGCACATCGTTGACCTGAGCTGGAACAGGCTGTCGGGGCCCATCCCGCCGGACCTGTCGGGGATGACGAGCCTCGAGTCGCTGGACCTGTCCAACAACGCGCTCTCCGGCGCGATCCCGGCGTCGCTGACGCAGCTCAGCTTCCTCTCCCACTTCGACGTCTCGTACAACAACCTCTCCGGCGAGGTCCCCGTGGGCGGGCAGTTCTCCACGTTCTCGCGCGCGGACTTCCAGGGGAACCCGCTGCTGTGCGGCATCCACGTGGCGCGGTGCGCGCGGAAGGACGAGCCGCCGCGCGCGTCGGACGGCGGCAAGCAGGAGCGGAGCGCCAGCGCCGGCGTCGTGGCGGCGATCAGCGTCGCCACGGCGCTGCTCGTCGCCGTGGCCGCGGCCGTGACGTGGCGCGTGTGGTCGAAGCGGCAGGAGGACAACGCCAGGGTGGcggcggacgacgacgacgacagcggcAGCCTTGAGTCGGCGGCCAAGTCCACGCTGGTGCTGCTCTTCCCCGCCGGCGAAGAGGAAGACAGCGGCGGCGGGGACGGGGACAGCGGCGAGCGCACGATGACGCTGGAGGACGTGATGAAGGCGACGCGCAACTTCGACGCGTCCCGCATCGTCGGGTGCGGCGGCTTCGGGATGGTGTACCGCGCGACGCTGGCCGACGGCAGCGAGGTGGCGGTGAAACGGCTGTCCGGCGACTTCTGGCAGATGGAGCGCGAGTTCCGCGCGGAGGTGGAGACGCTGTCGCGCGTCCGGCACCGGAACCTGGTGCTGCTGCAGGGCTACTGCCGCGCCGGCAAGGACCGGCTGCTCATCTACCCGTACATGGAGAACGGCAGCCTGGACCACTGGCTCCacgagcgcggcggcggcggcggcggcgcgctggCGTGGCCGGCGAGGCTCGGCAtcgcgcgcggcgcggcgcgcggGCTGGCGCACCTGCACGCCTCGTCGGAGCCGCGCGTCCTGCACCGGGACATCAAGTCGAGCAACATCCTCCTGGACGCGCGGCTGGAGCCCCGGCTGGCGGACTTCGGGCTGGCAAGGCTGGTGCTCCCGACGGACACGCACGTGACGACGGACCTGGTGGGCACGCTGGGGTACATCCCGCCGGAGTACGGCAGCTCGTCGGTGGCCACCTACCGCGGGGACGTGTACAGCCTCGGCGTGGTGCTGCTGGAGCTCGTCACGGGGCGGCGGCCGGTGGACATGGCGCGGCCCGTGGGCGGCGGCCGGGACGTGACGTCGTGGGCGGTGAGGATGCGGCGCGAGGCCAGGGGCGACGAGGTGATCGACGccagcgtcggcgtcggcgtcggcgagaGGAGGCACCGGGTGGAGGCGGCGAGGGTGCTGGACGTGGCGTGCGCCTGTGTCAGCGACAACCCCAAGTCGCGGCCCACGGCGCAGCAGGTGGTGGAGTGGCTCGACGCCGTCGCCGCCTCCACGTCGCCGGCGCCGCGGGCGACGGACACGGAGCACACTGTGATAGTTGTAacgggagatgaatggaaaatgaAAAATGAAATTGGAGATGTGCACTTGTAA
- the LOC110434560 gene encoding uncharacterized protein LOC110434560 codes for MTEEEKAVASARRLEDPPKCHCGEQAVINPRNELEFVCPLRREDRGFRKCRFKEWIYGPKSHWPEPEKQEEVLEWKKKRRSIAPPVMCKCGVEASYGLVPSGLGIGHFCGHMIDYDESTQKCKWESSDDVFKFKDEYKARVAVRKTRGYPTNYVTDFVKDHKKKMLAFAQELRVRNPASIAWKKWSEEREKEIEEYRASKAEEHARKAAEEAERVEMQCLNDTIASLCAKIGCTGNWQADVGRAKYAENMILGRDGAVGGTASRPIVVEEEAEAEEDDDTGRIGDLIRLAEELGYPQEEHDYEMGRIGDLLRLSEEGEASGPMPVGASEEGEAAYHNQKTSVYDSWWPTDMTEEEGQLYSQAAEEAEAAYYERQASEAKAAEASMGKEAVVDDWESEDELLTQWCTQFD; via the exons ATGACGGAGGAAGAGAAGGCCGTCGCCTCTGCACGGCGGCTCGAGGATCCTCCGAAGTGTCATTGCGGAGAACAAGCCGTGATAAATCCACGGAATGAACTAGAGTTTGTTTGTCCTCTGCGGCGTGAA GATCGTGGTTTTCGAAAGTGCCGTTTCAAGGAGTGGATCTATGGTCCAAAGAGCCATTGGCCAGAGCCTGAGAAGCAGGAGGAGGTTCTAGAGTGGAAGAAGAAGCGGAGGTCTATTGCGCCTCCCGTGATGTGCAAATGTGGTGTTGAAGCTAGCTACGGCCTAGTTCCTTCAGGTCTTGGGATTGGCCACTTCTGTGGCCACATGATCGACTATGATGAG AGCACTCAGAAATGCAAATGGGAATCATCTGATGATGTGTTTAAGTTCAAAGATGAATATAAGGCAAGAGTAGCAGTTCGCAAGACGAGAGGTTATCCTACAAACTACGTcactgattttgtgaaggaccaTAAGAAGAAAATGCTTGCATTCGCCCAGGAGTTGCGTGTTCGTAACCCTGCGAGTATTGCATGGAAGAAGTGGTCCGAGGAGAGGGAAAAGGAGATAGAGGAGTACCGTGCAAGCAAGGCTGAAGAGCATGCAAGGAAGGCTGCGGAGGAGGCTGAGCGAGTTGAGATGCAATGCTTGAACGATACTATTGCCTCATTATGTGCTA AGATTGGATGCACCGGAAACTGGCAAGCAGATGTGGGCCGTGCTAAGTACGCGGAGAATATGATATTAGGGCGGGACGGTGCAGTTGGTGGCACTGCTAGCCGTCCGATTGTGGTCGAAGAGGAGGCCGAGGCGGAGGAAGACGACGACACCGGAAGGATAGGCGACCTCATTCGTCTTGCCGAGGAATTGGGGTACCCTCAGGAGGAGCATGACTATGAAATGGGAAGGATAGGCGACCTACTTCGTCTTTCAGAGGAGGGTGAGGCGTCAGGGCCGATGCCTGTCGGTGCCTCAGAGGAGGGTGAGGCTGCATACCACAACCAGAAGACATCGGTCTACGACTCATGGTGGCCAACAGACATGACCGAGGAAGAGGGACAGTTATACTCTCAGGCGGCAGAAGAGGCGGAGGCAGCTTACTACGAGAGACAGGCTAGTGAGGCCAAGGCAGCGGAGGCGAGCATGGGTAAGGAGGCTGTAGTGGACGATTGGGAGTCCGAGGACGAGTTGCTTACGCAGTGGTGCACGCAGTTTGATTGA
- the LOC8085202 gene encoding mevalonate kinase — MDPVGGTAGYRGPAEVRARAPGKIILAGEHAVVHGSAAVAAAIDLYTRSSLLLRPTGEGGGADFGAVELYLRDSRLTFSWPCSRLRGALGEEIGANPGAPAPCSPDQLAAIAWLLEDQEIPEAKIWLSAGLSAFLFLYTSILGCRPGKAEVTSDLPMGAGLGSSAAFCVSMSGALLTAAGAVSVGASRGAEGWEVLEKADLELVNQWAFQGEKIIHGKPSGIDNSVSTFGKMIKFKKGELTNLESRNPVKMLITDTRVGRNTKALVAGVSERASRHPDAMASVFHAVNSISEELSSIVELAAEDEIAITSKEDKLAELMEMNQGLLQCMGVSHSSIETVLRTTLKYSLVSKLTGAGGGGCVLTLIPTLSANIVLEKVTTELESHGYRCFKVEVGGRGLQVFRG; from the exons ATGGATCCAGTCGGCGGCACGGCGGGGTATCGGGGACCAGCGGAAGTGCGCGCCCGCGCGCCCGGCAAGATCATCCTCGCGGGCGAGCACGCCGTCGTCCACGGCTCCGCCGCCGTTGCCGCCGCCATCGATCTCTACACCAGGTcctccctcctcctccgccccACAG GAGAGGGTGGCGGCGCTGACTTCGGCGCGGTGGAGCTGTACCTCAGGGACTCGCGCCTCACCTTCTCGTGGCCATGCTCGCGCCTCCGCGGGGCGCTAGGGGAGGAGATCGGCGCCAACCCCGGGGCTCCGGCGCCGTGCTCCCCTGACCAGTTGGCCGCCATTGCCTGGCTCTTGGAGGACCAAGAGATCCCTGAGGCCAAGATCTGGCTCTCCGCCGGCCTCTCTGCTTTCCTTTTCCTCTACACCTCCATCTTGGG atgcaggccTGGCAAGGCAGAGGTGACCTCGGACCTGCCCATGGGTGCAGGGCTCGGCTCGTCGGCTGCATTCTGTGTGTCCATGTCAGGGGCGCTATTGACAGCTGCTGGCGCAGTCAGTGTTGGAGCAAGCAGGGGTGCTGAGGGATGGGAGGTGTTGGAGAAGGCTGATCTTGAGCTGGTCAACCAGTGGGCGTTCCAAGGGGAAAAGATCATTCATGGCAAGCCTTCTGGCATCGACAATTCCGTCAGCACTTTCG GGAAAATGATCAAATTCAAGAAGGGGGAACTGACAAACCTCGAGTCTAGGAACCCAGTCAAAATGCTTATTACTGATACAAGAGTTGGTAGGAACACAAAGGCCCTGGTTGCTGGTGTatctgaaagagcatctaggcatcCAGATGctatggcttctgtcttccatGCAGTGAACTCTATTAGTGAAGAGCTTTCAAGCATTGTTGAGTTAGCAGCCGAGGATGAGATAGCCATCACCTCTAAGGAGGATAAGCTAGCAGAGCTTATGGAGATGAACCAAGGTTTGCTTCAGTGCATGGGAGTCAGCCATTCTTCTATAGAAACTGTGTTGCGAACCACTCTGAAATATAGCTTGGTCTCAAAGCTAACTGGAGCTGGTGGTGGTGGCTGTGTGTTGACTCTAATACCGACTT TATCGGCCAATATTGTTCTAGAGAAAGTCACCACAGAGCTCGAATCTCATGGTTATCGCTGCTTCAAAGTTGAGGTTGGTGGGCGAGGTCTCCAAGTATTCCGAGGATAA